Proteins encoded in a region of the Puniceibacterium sp. IMCC21224 genome:
- a CDS encoding pyridoxal-phosphate dependent enzyme — MTQIKLTSNPCRLTGAYFALPDDIPLPAEDGAPVRALLDRCPVAAITPLVSLPDLAARAQVASVWAKDERARMGLGSFKALGAAFVIAHEAMAVAPDTPGTALAGRTYVTASAGNHGLSVAAGAQVFGARAVVYLSDTVPDSFALRLRDKGAEVVRAGQTYEASMDAAAHAAEEKGWTLLSDSSWPGYTELPWRLMQGYLALMDEVVTAMDPPPTHVFVQAGVGGLAASVAARTRSAWGDAPKVIVVEPDAADCVAASLAAQEFRAAFGPVSNMGRLDCKEASMIALAGLARDADAVLTVTDAQVAAVLPDLAALGLGTTPSGAAGLAALLHCAPLCDALDLTTASRVLTFVTEEPPE, encoded by the coding sequence ATGACACAGATAAAACTAACCTCGAACCCTTGCCGCCTGACCGGTGCGTATTTTGCGTTACCGGACGATATTCCGCTCCCAGCCGAGGATGGCGCCCCGGTACGTGCCCTGCTCGACCGCTGTCCGGTCGCTGCGATCACCCCACTGGTGTCGCTGCCGGATCTCGCGGCACGCGCGCAGGTCGCCAGCGTCTGGGCCAAGGATGAGCGCGCCCGCATGGGGCTGGGCAGTTTCAAGGCGCTGGGCGCAGCATTTGTAATCGCACACGAGGCAATGGCGGTCGCACCCGACACCCCAGGGACCGCACTTGCCGGGCGTACCTATGTGACCGCCAGCGCCGGCAACCATGGGCTGTCAGTCGCAGCCGGCGCGCAGGTCTTTGGCGCACGCGCGGTGGTGTATCTGTCTGACACCGTGCCCGACAGCTTTGCCCTGAGGCTGCGCGACAAGGGTGCCGAGGTTGTCCGTGCCGGCCAGACGTATGAGGCGAGCATGGACGCGGCGGCCCATGCCGCAGAGGAAAAGGGCTGGACTCTGTTATCGGACAGTTCCTGGCCCGGCTATACCGAACTGCCCTGGCGGCTGATGCAGGGATATCTGGCGCTGATGGACGAAGTGGTCACGGCGATGGATCCCCCGCCGACGCACGTGTTTGTGCAGGCCGGTGTCGGCGGGTTGGCCGCATCTGTGGCAGCGCGGACCCGCAGCGCCTGGGGGGATGCACCCAAGGTCATCGTGGTCGAACCCGATGCCGCCGACTGTGTCGCCGCCTCGCTCGCCGCCCAGGAATTTCGCGCGGCGTTTGGCCCGGTGTCCAACATGGGGCGGCTAGACTGCAAAGAGGCGTCGATGATCGCGCTGGCCGGACTGGCCCGCGACGCTGACGCTGTACTGACGGTGACAGACGCACAGGTGGCGGCTGTGCTGCCGGATCTTGCCGCACTTGGCCTTGGCACAACGCCCTCTGGCGCGGCCGGCCTTGCCGCGCTGCTGCATTGCGCACCGCTCTGCGACGCGCTTGACCTTACCACCGCGTCACGGGTGCTGACCTTTGTCACCGAAGAGCCCCCGGAGTGA
- a CDS encoding translocation/assembly module TamB domain-containing protein, whose amino-acid sequence MKRILLPVAITAVLVVGAPIVAQTEDEDRGYLQALLEDNLSGAGRDIRIKGFAGALSSQATIEELTIADDDGIWLTLREVRLDWNRAALLRGRISIAELSAQEILLPRLPTAGEDLPDPEAKPFSLPDLPVSVQIDLLEIARVTLGAPVIGIAAEVSLNGSASLAGGEGTADLTVERLDGATGTLALKGSFANETSVLAVDLSLIEGPNGLLATLTGLPDGPPLALTVKGEGPLDDFAADLGLSTEDVDRLTGRVTLAALPADAATPGRAFGARLAGDVRPLLEQEHRAFFGPDLSLTVSGDTFDDGRLVIDTLDLVSEAVRLQGNVALGPDKWPEIVALSGRLALPDGEPVLLPVPGVDTRVNGVDLNVAYNAAEGDNWTADFAVDRLVRQDLSFDTATINGSGSLTRGEGSALGALAGQFDIVADGLSPTDPAFQAALGSSLNGVIALNWTEDAPLNITNLALRGDDYALTGVMSLSGIQGDFNPTVTADVQVAAQDVSRFSDLAGRPLGGAVDVTVVADAAPLSGTFDGTVSGSARNLKTGIAQADAVLAGETVLRVDMARDTTGVVLRDFEMSSPAADITAEGVLRTGATAARFTALLRDAGLVEPSLSGPARVQGTLDQAGDTWTLAADATGPGGAVFDGRVDVPLVDGKPGRITATGSLKADALSPFSTLAGRQLGGGFDLSGTGSFELETLFFNARVTGDTRDIRTGIPEADGLLRGPGQITLDASRDDNGIMLRNLDVSTNAASITGKGVLADQDSTAEFEATLVNTAVIAPGLSGPARLTGTLTQTGNDYLLNAQGNGPGGVALSGDVTATVIDRTLGLIRGAGSLRATDLGAYAELAKRPLGGGLDITGSGSFDPTTQFFTATATGTTQDLKTGIAQADGLLTGSGRLNVDATRDADGISIRTLDVETDAAALSADGVIRDSGSVASFDAQIRDTALVVPGLTGSAQASGSLTQTGNDYTLDVTASGPGGLAFGGEIVATVEDGTPGLVRGSGEVSADSIAPYGALVNRPLRGGFDFTGSGQYHLTDQTFAVKLDGTAQNLGSGIAEADKLIAGSTTLTLDAERTEDGVLTIRTFDLANPQVSADASGRYGGADTALDFNAELGNLALFVPGFPGPVTARGSALAAGSDYRINADLTGPGGITAQVGGTVAPDASQADLGITGAAALALINPFLEPNLITGQANFDLRLNGRPGLEALSGAVTASGATFVVPAARQSLSDINARIELAGGRANLDVDAAVTNGGRVRATGPVTLSAPFNGDLAIAINQVVAADPGLFETTLDGQLTLQGSLASTARLAGAIQLGPVEVRVPSTGGGVAGSSFALRHVNEPTASRLTRERAGLIEKQAGGGAGGGGSGVNYGLDLLIQAPSRIFIRGRGLDAELGGELRLGGTIQNIEPLGRFDLVRGRLDILGQRIALSEASIVLQGNLNPEIQVVAETSRDDTTIQFVISGPVSEPEVSITSSPELPEDEVLAMLLFGRDVSEISAFQALRIAAAVNTLVGRGGNGIVDKLRMSFGVDDLDVQTAADGTTELRVGKYLTEKIYSDVTVDANGGSSINLNLQVTPNITARGSAGSDGNTGIGVFFEKDY is encoded by the coding sequence TTGAAACGCATACTTCTACCCGTCGCCATCACTGCGGTTCTGGTGGTTGGCGCACCGATTGTCGCGCAGACCGAAGACGAGGATCGCGGCTACCTTCAAGCCTTGCTTGAGGATAACCTGTCGGGGGCCGGGCGCGATATCCGGATCAAGGGGTTTGCCGGTGCGCTGTCCTCGCAAGCCACCATCGAAGAGCTGACGATTGCCGACGATGACGGCATCTGGCTGACCCTGCGCGAGGTTCGACTGGACTGGAACCGCGCGGCGCTGCTGCGCGGTCGGATTTCCATCGCCGAGCTGTCGGCCCAGGAAATCCTGTTGCCGCGCCTGCCCACGGCGGGCGAAGATCTGCCCGACCCCGAAGCCAAGCCATTCAGCCTGCCGGATCTGCCGGTGTCGGTCCAGATCGACCTGCTTGAGATTGCCCGCGTCACGCTGGGCGCGCCGGTGATCGGCATCGCCGCCGAAGTGTCACTGAACGGTTCCGCCAGTCTTGCCGGTGGTGAGGGCACCGCCGATCTGACCGTCGAACGACTGGACGGGGCCACAGGCACCCTGGCGCTAAAGGGTAGCTTCGCCAACGAAACCAGCGTTCTGGCGGTTGACCTGTCGCTGATCGAGGGGCCGAATGGTTTGCTCGCCACGCTGACTGGGTTGCCCGACGGCCCGCCGCTGGCGCTGACCGTCAAGGGCGAAGGTCCGCTCGATGATTTTGCGGCCGACCTTGGGCTAAGCACCGAGGATGTCGACCGCCTAACCGGGCGCGTCACACTGGCGGCCCTGCCCGCTGACGCTGCCACACCGGGCCGTGCGTTTGGCGCGCGGCTGGCGGGCGACGTGCGCCCCCTGCTGGAGCAAGAGCACCGCGCCTTCTTTGGGCCGGACCTGTCGCTTACGGTCAGCGGCGACACTTTCGACGACGGACGTCTGGTCATCGACACGCTTGATCTTGTCTCTGAGGCGGTGCGGTTACAGGGCAATGTGGCGCTGGGGCCCGACAAGTGGCCCGAGATCGTGGCACTTAGCGGTCGTCTGGCCCTGCCGGATGGCGAGCCGGTGCTGTTGCCGGTGCCCGGCGTTGACACTCGGGTCAACGGCGTTGATCTGAACGTGGCCTACAATGCCGCTGAAGGCGACAACTGGACTGCGGATTTTGCTGTTGATCGGCTTGTGCGACAGGATCTGTCCTTCGACACGGCGACGATCAATGGCTCTGGCTCGCTGACCCGCGGTGAGGGTTCTGCATTGGGCGCCTTGGCGGGACAATTCGACATTGTAGCGGACGGGTTGTCGCCGACCGACCCCGCCTTTCAGGCGGCGCTGGGATCGTCGCTGAACGGGGTGATCGCGCTGAACTGGACCGAGGACGCGCCGCTTAACATCACCAATCTTGCGCTGCGAGGCGATGACTATGCCCTGACCGGCGTCATGAGCCTGAGCGGCATTCAGGGCGACTTTAACCCCACTGTCACCGCAGATGTGCAGGTTGCCGCACAGGACGTTTCGCGGTTTTCTGATCTGGCAGGACGCCCGCTGGGCGGTGCTGTCGATGTGACCGTGGTCGCCGACGCGGCTCCGCTGAGCGGAACGTTCGATGGCACTGTGTCGGGCAGCGCCCGCAACCTGAAAACCGGCATAGCGCAAGCTGACGCCGTGCTCGCGGGTGAGACGGTGCTGCGCGTCGATATGGCCCGCGACACCACGGGCGTTGTTCTGCGCGATTTTGAGATGTCCTCCCCCGCCGCCGACATCACCGCCGAAGGTGTGCTGCGCACCGGGGCAACTGCTGCGCGATTCACGGCCCTATTGCGGGACGCGGGCCTGGTTGAACCCAGCCTGTCCGGCCCTGCACGGGTGCAGGGGACACTGGATCAGGCGGGCGATACCTGGACGCTGGCCGCCGATGCCACCGGTCCCGGCGGCGCGGTCTTTGATGGTCGGGTGGATGTGCCACTGGTCGATGGCAAACCGGGGCGGATCACCGCCACCGGCAGCCTCAAGGCGGATGCGCTATCTCCGTTCTCGACCCTTGCGGGGCGGCAGTTGGGTGGTGGGTTTGATCTGTCCGGCACCGGCAGTTTTGAGCTAGAAACACTGTTCTTCAACGCCCGCGTGACCGGCGACACCCGCGACATCCGCACCGGCATCCCGGAGGCGGACGGCCTGCTGCGGGGGCCCGGTCAGATCACGCTGGATGCGTCGCGCGATGACAATGGTATCATGCTGCGCAATCTTGATGTGTCGACCAACGCCGCGTCGATCACCGGCAAGGGCGTACTGGCAGATCAGGACAGCACCGCCGAATTCGAGGCTACGCTGGTCAACACCGCAGTCATCGCACCCGGTCTTTCGGGACCGGCGCGACTGACGGGGACCTTGACGCAGACTGGCAACGACTATCTGCTCAATGCGCAGGGCAACGGCCCCGGTGGTGTGGCGCTGTCAGGGGATGTAACCGCAACCGTGATCGACCGCACGCTGGGCCTGATCCGGGGCGCGGGCAGCCTGCGTGCAACCGATCTGGGGGCCTACGCTGAACTCGCAAAGCGCCCCTTGGGCGGCGGGCTGGACATCACTGGATCGGGCAGTTTCGACCCGACGACACAGTTCTTTACCGCCACCGCCACCGGCACCACGCAGGATCTGAAAACCGGCATCGCGCAGGCGGATGGTTTGCTGACCGGCAGCGGGCGATTGAATGTTGATGCCACACGCGATGCTGACGGGATCAGCATCCGCACCCTTGATGTCGAAACCGACGCCGCCGCACTAAGCGCAGATGGCGTGATCCGCGACAGTGGCAGCGTCGCCAGCTTTGACGCCCAAATCAGGGACACGGCGCTTGTGGTGCCCGGCCTCACTGGTTCGGCGCAGGCCAGCGGGTCGCTGACGCAAACCGGCAATGATTATACGCTGGATGTCACCGCGTCGGGCCCCGGCGGACTGGCCTTTGGCGGCGAGATTGTCGCCACCGTCGAAGATGGCACTCCGGGATTGGTACGCGGATCGGGCGAGGTCAGTGCGGACTCGATTGCCCCCTACGGCGCGCTGGTCAACCGCCCTCTGCGCGGCGGTTTCGATTTCACCGGATCCGGGCAATATCACCTGACGGACCAGACCTTTGCCGTCAAACTGGACGGCACGGCGCAAAATCTGGGCAGCGGCATCGCCGAGGCTGACAAGCTGATTGCCGGGAGCACCACGCTGACCCTCGACGCCGAACGCACGGAAGACGGCGTGCTTACAATCCGTACCTTTGATCTGGCCAATCCGCAGGTCAGCGCCGATGCGTCCGGTCGTTATGGCGGGGCGGACACCGCGCTCGACTTCAACGCCGAGCTGGGCAATCTGGCGCTGTTTGTGCCGGGCTTTCCCGGTCCGGTGACGGCGCGCGGGTCTGCCCTTGCTGCTGGCAGCGACTATCGTATCAATGCCGACCTGACTGGGCCGGGCGGCATCACCGCCCAGGTCGGCGGCACCGTGGCCCCGGACGCCAGTCAGGCTGACCTTGGCATCACCGGCGCGGCGGCGCTGGCGCTGATCAACCCATTTCTGGAACCTAACCTCATCACCGGTCAGGCAAATTTCGATCTGCGGCTGAACGGACGACCCGGGCTTGAGGCGTTGTCAGGCGCTGTGACCGCATCGGGGGCAACCTTTGTCGTCCCGGCAGCGCGGCAATCGTTGTCGGACATCAATGCGCGGATTGAACTGGCCGGCGGGCGGGCCAATCTGGACGTCGACGCGGCCGTGACCAATGGTGGTCGGGTGCGCGCCACAGGCCCGGTCACACTGTCAGCGCCCTTCAACGGCGACCTTGCGATTGCAATAAATCAGGTCGTGGCGGCGGACCCCGGTCTGTTTGAAACCACCCTTGATGGTCAGTTGACACTGCAAGGGTCGCTTGCCTCGACGGCCCGGCTGGCTGGCGCGATCCAGTTGGGGCCGGTTGAGGTGCGGGTGCCGTCGACCGGCGGTGGCGTAGCGGGCAGCAGCTTTGCCCTCAGGCATGTCAACGAACCCACCGCCTCGCGACTGACGCGTGAACGCGCCGGACTGATTGAAAAGCAGGCCGGCGGGGGCGCAGGTGGTGGGGGCAGCGGCGTCAACTACGGCCTTGATCTGCTGATTCAGGCCCCGTCGCGGATCTTTATCCGGGGGCGCGGCTTGGATGCCGAATTGGGAGGAGAACTGCGCCTGGGCGGGACAATCCAGAATATCGAACCGCTGGGACGGTTTGATCTGGTGCGCGGGCGTCTGGACATCCTTGGCCAGCGGATCGCCTTGTCCGAAGCCTCGATCGTGCTTCAGGGCAATCTGAACCCCGAGATCCAGGTGGTCGCAGAAACCAGCCGCGACGACACCACCATCCAGTTCGTGATCAGCGGACCCGTATCGGAACCCGAAGTGTCGATCACCTCAAGCCCGGAATTGCCCGAGGATGAGGTGCTGGCAATGCTGCTTTTTGGTCGCGATGTCAGCGAAATCTCGGCGTTTCAGGCGCTGCGGATCGCGGCGGCGGTCAATACGTTGGTCGGGCGCGGCGGCAACGGCATCGTGGATAAGCTGCGGATGAGCTTTGGCGTCGATGATCTGGACGTGCAAACAGCGGCCGATGGCACAACTGAATTGCGGGTCGGCAAATACCTGACGGAAAAGATATATTCCGATGTGACCGTGGATGCGAATGGCGGCAGTTCGATCAACCTGAACCTTCAGGTTACCCCGAACATCACCGCGCGCGGGTCCGCAGGCAGTGACGGCAACACCGGGATCGGTGTGTTCTTTGAAAAAGATTACTGA
- a CDS encoding autotransporter assembly complex family protein: MGMIGQYKSGVFGLVGMAFCAIVVPAPANAVDEVKIRVNRDDDEMRSVLKASSVVQSALDDGTTDAQDLFAAALSEYGNMLSTLYALGFYDGRVDVLVDGRQAADIPLLSVPKTIDNIEIIIDPGKPFRFGRAEIAPLSPDAVLPEDFATTRRARSGKVGEALDVAISSWRDKGFAKASIASQEITADHRKSILDVVIRVDRGPKLRFGKTGTTTESAVKSNTIRRIADIPQGERFDPEEVDKAAARLRRTGAFSSVAVTEADVPNPDDTLDIGISVVDEKPRRIGAGFEISSLDGVALTGFWMHRNIFGGAERLRFDAEIANIGSSTSGMDYSLTSRLSVPAIYGGDTDGYLLGEIAHEDEPTYISDRIELGFGVSRIYTNELSAETGLSFLYSETQDDLGDRTFTLLTLPTTVTLDERDNALDAKNGYYAKVELLPYIGLSGSASGARAKADLRAYKSFSEDDSQTIAARLQFGSVMGSDIDETLPEYLFTSGGGGTVRGQPYKSLDVDLGGGDSTGGRSFVGASLEYRTLLRGALGAVAFVDAGYIGSESFYDGTGEWHSGGGLGLRYNTGIGPIRFDVAAPISGSTSDGVQFYIGIGQSF; this comes from the coding sequence ATGGGCATGATTGGACAGTACAAATCCGGTGTTTTCGGATTGGTGGGCATGGCGTTTTGTGCCATCGTGGTTCCCGCGCCCGCCAATGCCGTTGACGAGGTCAAGATCCGCGTCAACCGAGATGATGACGAGATGCGCTCGGTGCTCAAGGCATCCTCGGTCGTGCAGTCAGCGCTGGACGACGGGACCACCGATGCGCAGGATCTTTTTGCTGCGGCTCTTTCAGAATATGGCAACATGCTAAGCACGCTGTACGCGCTTGGGTTCTATGACGGCCGGGTCGATGTTCTGGTCGATGGTCGTCAGGCCGCCGACATTCCGTTGCTTTCGGTGCCCAAAACCATCGACAACATCGAGATCATAATTGATCCCGGCAAACCTTTCCGCTTTGGCCGCGCCGAGATCGCGCCGCTGTCACCCGATGCCGTCCTGCCCGAAGATTTTGCCACCACGCGCCGCGCCCGCAGCGGCAAGGTTGGCGAGGCGCTGGATGTCGCCATTTCCAGTTGGCGCGACAAGGGCTTTGCCAAGGCCAGCATCGCCAGCCAGGAGATCACCGCCGATCACAGGAAAAGCATTCTGGACGTAGTGATCCGGGTGGATCGCGGCCCCAAGCTGCGGTTCGGAAAAACCGGCACCACCACAGAGAGCGCGGTCAAAAGCAACACGATCCGCCGCATCGCCGATATCCCACAGGGCGAACGTTTCGACCCGGAAGAAGTGGACAAGGCTGCGGCGCGGCTGCGGCGCACCGGCGCGTTTTCGTCGGTCGCGGTGACCGAAGCCGACGTACCGAACCCGGACGATACCCTCGATATTGGCATCTCGGTGGTGGATGAAAAGCCCCGCCGCATCGGCGCCGGGTTCGAGATTTCGTCGCTCGACGGGGTGGCGCTGACCGGTTTCTGGATGCACCGCAACATCTTTGGCGGCGCTGAACGGCTGCGCTTTGATGCCGAGATTGCCAATATCGGCAGCTCGACAAGTGGTATGGATTATTCACTGACCTCACGGCTGAGCGTACCGGCGATCTATGGCGGCGACACTGATGGATATCTTCTGGGCGAGATCGCGCATGAAGACGAACCAACCTATATCTCGGACCGGATTGAACTGGGGTTCGGTGTATCGCGGATCTACACCAATGAACTGTCGGCCGAAACCGGACTGAGCTTTCTTTATTCCGAAACCCAGGACGATCTGGGCGACCGAACCTTTACCCTGCTGACCCTGCCCACCACCGTCACGCTGGACGAACGCGACAACGCCTTGGATGCCAAGAACGGTTATTACGCCAAGGTCGAATTGCTGCCCTATATCGGCCTGTCCGGGTCAGCCAGCGGCGCGCGCGCCAAGGCAGATTTGCGCGCCTACAAATCGTTCAGCGAAGATGACAGCCAGACCATAGCTGCACGTCTCCAATTCGGGTCGGTCATGGGATCGGACATTGATGAAACCTTGCCAGAATACCTGTTCACCAGTGGCGGCGGCGGCACCGTACGGGGCCAGCCTTATAAATCTCTGGATGTGGATCTGGGGGGCGGTGACAGCACTGGCGGACGCAGTTTTGTCGGCGCGTCGCTGGAATACCGCACCTTGCTGCGTGGGGCACTGGGGGCGGTGGCCTTTGTCGATGCGGGGTATATCGGTTCCGAGAGCTTTTATGACGGCACCGGCGAATGGCATTCAGGCGGCGGTCTGGGACTGCGCTACAACACCGGGATCGGGCCGATCCGCTTTGACGTGGCGGCGCCGATCAGCGGATCAACCAGCGACGGCGTGCAATTCTACATCGGCATAGGACAATCGTTTTGA